The following are encoded together in the Nocardioides thalensis genome:
- a CDS encoding aldo/keto reductase yields the protein MQQRPLPRLSRDASVIGLGTWQLGADWGEVTEDDALAVLEAAADAGVTFFDTADVYGDGRSEQVIGRFLREHPDAAITVATKMGRRVEQLPEHYVLDSFRAWTDRSRRNLGVDTLDLVQLHCPPSAVIDDDATYDALDTLVADGAIAAYGVSVETCDQALSAIARPGVASIQIILNAFRLKPLDAVLPAAADAGVAIIARVPLASGLLSGRYDATTRFAPDDHRSYNRHGEAFDVGETFSGVDYEAGVAAAQEFSALVREHGPAGASPAQVALAWVAQQPGVSTVIPGARNVEQARSNAAAGALPALAPELLDGVRGIYDRYFRAAVHDRW from the coding sequence ATGCAGCAGCGACCCCTTCCGCGGCTCTCCCGCGACGCGTCCGTGATCGGCCTCGGCACCTGGCAGCTCGGCGCCGACTGGGGCGAGGTCACCGAGGACGACGCCCTCGCCGTGCTCGAGGCGGCCGCCGACGCCGGAGTGACGTTCTTCGACACCGCCGACGTCTACGGCGACGGCCGCAGCGAGCAGGTCATCGGCCGCTTCCTCCGTGAGCACCCGGACGCCGCGATCACGGTCGCGACCAAGATGGGCCGCCGGGTGGAGCAGCTGCCGGAGCACTACGTCCTCGACAGCTTCCGGGCGTGGACCGACCGCTCGCGGCGCAACCTCGGCGTCGACACGCTCGACCTGGTCCAGCTGCACTGCCCGCCCAGCGCCGTGATCGACGATGACGCCACCTACGACGCCCTCGACACGCTGGTGGCCGACGGCGCGATCGCGGCCTACGGCGTGAGCGTCGAGACGTGCGACCAGGCGCTCTCGGCCATCGCCCGGCCGGGGGTGGCGAGCATCCAGATCATCCTCAACGCGTTCCGCCTCAAGCCGCTCGACGCCGTGCTGCCGGCGGCCGCCGACGCCGGGGTCGCGATCATCGCGCGCGTCCCGCTGGCCTCCGGCCTGCTGTCGGGGCGCTACGACGCGACCACGCGGTTCGCGCCCGACGACCACCGCAGCTACAACCGCCACGGCGAGGCCTTCGACGTGGGCGAGACGTTCTCGGGCGTCGACTACGAGGCGGGCGTCGCCGCGGCGCAGGAGTTCTCGGCCCTCGTGCGCGAGCACGGTCCCGCGGGAGCCTCGCCGGCACAGGTCGCGCTCGCCTGGGTGGCCCAGCAACCGGGCGTCTCCACGGTGATCCCGGGCGCGCGCAACGTCGAGCAGGCGCGGTCCAACGCGGCAGCGGGCGCGTTGCCCGCGCTCGCGCCCGAGCTGCTCGACGGCGTCCGCGGGATCTACGACCGCTACTTCCGGGCCGCCGTCCACGACCGCTGGTAG
- a CDS encoding helix-turn-helix domain-containing protein yields MLTNVAVLAFDGVAPFELGVLCEGFGIDRTADGVPAIDFAVCAEDDRLMRTSMGFSIQAEHGLDRLETADLVAVPAIPRGGIPPEAVVRALQDAYQRGARILSVCSGAFTLGAAGLLDGRECTTHWMYTEELQSRFPLARVVPEVLYVDSGQIVTSAGTAAGLDACLHIWRQEYGAAIASTVARRAVVPPHRDGGQAQYIARAVPDCDAETLGPLLTWVVEHLGDDHTVESLAKRAHMSPRTFARRFRDETGTTPHSWLTRQRVAAAEELLERTEQPVEWIAGQVGFGNAAALRHHFTRVRGVSPQAYRRQFAC; encoded by the coding sequence GTGCTGACCAACGTTGCCGTCCTCGCCTTCGACGGCGTCGCGCCGTTCGAGCTCGGCGTGCTCTGCGAGGGCTTCGGGATCGACCGCACCGCCGATGGCGTGCCGGCGATCGACTTCGCCGTCTGCGCCGAGGACGACCGCCTGATGCGCACCTCGATGGGCTTCTCGATCCAGGCCGAGCACGGTCTCGACCGGCTCGAGACGGCCGACCTCGTCGCGGTGCCGGCGATCCCGCGCGGCGGCATCCCGCCCGAGGCGGTGGTGCGTGCGCTCCAGGACGCCTACCAGCGCGGCGCGCGCATCCTGTCGGTCTGCAGCGGCGCCTTCACGCTGGGCGCCGCCGGCCTGCTCGACGGCCGGGAGTGCACGACCCACTGGATGTACACCGAGGAGCTCCAGAGCCGGTTCCCGCTCGCCCGGGTCGTCCCCGAGGTGCTCTACGTCGACAGCGGCCAGATCGTCACCAGCGCCGGCACCGCGGCGGGCCTCGACGCCTGCCTGCACATCTGGCGCCAGGAGTACGGCGCCGCGATCGCCTCGACGGTCGCCCGCCGCGCCGTCGTGCCCCCGCACCGCGACGGGGGTCAGGCGCAGTACATCGCCCGCGCCGTGCCCGACTGCGACGCCGAGACCCTCGGGCCGCTCCTCACCTGGGTCGTCGAGCACCTCGGCGACGACCACACCGTGGAGTCCCTCGCCAAGCGGGCGCACATGTCCCCGCGCACGTTCGCGCGGCGGTTCCGCGACGAGACCGGCACGACGCCGCACAGCTGGCTGACCCGCCAGCGCGTCGCCGCCGCCGAGGAGCTGCTCGAGCGCACCGAGCAGCCGGTGGAGTGGATCGCGGGCCAGGTCGGCTTCGGCAACGCCGCGGCCCTGCGCCACCACTTCACCCGGGTGCGCGGGGTGAGCCCGCAGGCCTACCGCCGCCAGTTCGCCTGCTGA
- the rpsA gene encoding 30S ribosomal protein S1, which translates to MTSTLSTPQLSQYDDNAPQVAVNDIGSEADFLAAIDQTIKYFNDGDIVDGTIVKVDRDEVLLDIGYKTEGVIPSRELSIKHDVDPSEVVTVGDKVEALVLQKEDKEGRLILSKKRAQYERAWGTIEEVKEADGVVEGTVIEVVKGGLIIDIGLRGFLPASLVEMRRVRDLQPYVGQTLEAKIIELDKNRNNVVLSRRAWLEQTQSEVRHGFLTQLQKGQIRKGVVSSIVNFGAFVDLGGVDGLVHVSELSWKHIDHPSEVVTVGDEVTVEVLDVDMDRERVSLSLKATQEDPWQHFARTHQIGQIVPGKVTKLVPFGSFVRVEEGIEGLVHISELAERHVEIPEQVVGVNDDVMVKIIDIDLERRRISLSLKQANETTAAADVEEFDPTLYGMPATYDEQGNYVYPEGFDPETGEWLEGYEEQRAVWEDQYAKAHARWEAHVKQQAEAKQAEIEAGEATSYSSGGGDDQAADVDAGGSLASDEALQALREKLTGGN; encoded by the coding sequence TCAAGTACTTCAACGACGGTGACATCGTGGATGGCACCATCGTCAAGGTCGACCGGGACGAGGTCCTGCTCGACATCGGTTACAAGACCGAGGGTGTCATCCCCTCCCGCGAGCTCTCGATCAAGCACGACGTCGACCCGTCCGAGGTCGTCACCGTCGGCGACAAGGTCGAGGCCCTGGTCCTCCAGAAGGAGGACAAGGAGGGTCGCCTGATCCTGTCCAAGAAGCGCGCCCAGTACGAGCGCGCCTGGGGCACGATCGAGGAGGTCAAGGAGGCCGACGGCGTCGTCGAGGGCACCGTCATCGAGGTCGTCAAGGGCGGCCTGATCATCGACATCGGCCTCCGGGGCTTCCTCCCGGCGTCGCTCGTCGAGATGCGCCGCGTCCGCGACCTGCAGCCGTACGTCGGCCAGACGCTCGAGGCGAAGATCATCGAGCTTGACAAGAACCGCAACAACGTGGTCCTGTCCCGCCGCGCCTGGCTCGAGCAGACCCAGTCCGAGGTCCGCCACGGCTTCCTCACCCAGCTCCAGAAGGGCCAGATCCGCAAGGGCGTCGTCTCGTCGATCGTCAACTTCGGTGCGTTCGTCGACCTCGGCGGCGTCGACGGCCTGGTCCACGTGTCCGAGCTGTCGTGGAAGCACATCGACCACCCGTCCGAGGTCGTCACCGTCGGCGACGAGGTCACCGTCGAGGTCCTCGACGTCGACATGGACCGCGAGCGTGTCTCCCTGTCGCTGAAGGCGACGCAGGAGGACCCGTGGCAGCACTTCGCCCGGACCCACCAGATCGGCCAGATCGTGCCCGGCAAGGTCACCAAGCTGGTCCCGTTCGGCTCGTTCGTGCGGGTCGAGGAGGGCATCGAGGGCCTGGTCCACATCTCCGAGCTGGCCGAGCGCCACGTCGAGATCCCGGAGCAGGTCGTCGGGGTCAACGACGACGTCATGGTCAAGATCATCGACATCGACCTCGAGCGTCGCCGGATCTCGCTGTCGCTCAAGCAGGCCAACGAGACCACCGCGGCCGCCGACGTCGAGGAGTTCGACCCGACGCTCTACGGCATGCCGGCGACCTACGACGAGCAGGGCAACTACGTCTACCCCGAGGGCTTCGACCCCGAGACGGGCGAGTGGCTCGAGGGCTACGAGGAGCAGCGCGCGGTCTGGGAGGACCAGTACGCCAAGGCGCACGCCCGCTGGGAGGCCCACGTCAAGCAGCAGGCCGAGGCCAAGCAGGCGGAGATCGAGGCCGGCGAGGCCACGTCGTACTCCTCCGGCGGGGGCGACGACCAGGCTGCCGACGTCGACGCGGGCGGCTCGCTCGCCTCCGACGAGGCGCTCCAGGCGCTCCGCGAGAAGCTCACGGGCGGCAACTGA